One window from the genome of Stigmatella aurantiaca encodes:
- a CDS encoding carbohydrate-binding protein, producing MTSLSAGAGCLSPEALSPEESGASEQQSAATVYEAENAELLGGAVRATDHTGASGNAFVGGFTDSNKGNATVRFTVTAASAGNHEVALRYANGTGSPMTLSLYRGTTKLKQITLAATANWDTWGTQTETLALSAGAQTLSYKFDTSDSGNVNLDSLSVNAVVTPPPQGSGPLYEAENAELLGGAVRATDHTGASGSAFVGGFTDSNKGNATVRFTVTAASAGNHEVALRYANGTGSVKTLSLYQGTTKLKQVSLEATANWDTWGTQTETLALSAGTQTLSYKFDTSDSGNVNLDSLNVSAVAPPPPPPPAPPAGSGFVYEAEEQFFSGGVIREPTHLRNFAAVGARAIFTVNADTAKNHTVGLHYANPSGTAKTLNVYVNGLYFATTNLASTSTSGWALKTESLTLRRGLNTITYQYDPGTTGGVNINAVAIVDGKALAARGATLPYQELEAETGSTNATVLSPNRTPGTVEAESSGRRAVKLTQTGHYVQWTAPQAANSLVVRYSMPDTATGTGTNATLSLYINGSKVQALPLSSKHAWVYGGYPYGNSPGTPSKPGEWDPGPHRFYDESRFLLPAIPAGATVKLQKDSGDTAASYTVDLIDLEQVDPALTMPMNFVSITDFGARADDNVDDSQALRSAISSAKSTGKVGVWIPPGVFHINSRVDLETIHLRGAGPWYTRIQATNYGDHFTGTGNNVQVFDLAYFGDIVERQDGPDRAAFEGNFGTGSHIQNVWIEHAKVGYWIKPGTDGLFIVNGRVRNVYADGINLHAGIKNSTVSHVHARNTGDDAFAMWSDGNINENCTFRYDTAQLPNLANTFAIYNGRDNKLLDSVGSDTHYASSGVLLTDWFADLPFLGTTEIKRVTLNRTGGEQKVNFAMTAGAVWIHAARRAITGHILVEGVELNDSTFSGVKLSFGQTPPPTHPPVNNEPISNVTLTNVTIKGAGTYGLETQNVPGTATCTNVTVTGAASGGLLNPSNRFTFNKVSGNSGW from the coding sequence CCCGAAGAAAGCGGGGCGTCGGAACAGCAGTCGGCCGCCACGGTCTACGAAGCGGAGAACGCGGAGCTGCTGGGCGGCGCGGTGCGGGCCACCGACCACACGGGCGCCTCCGGCAACGCCTTCGTGGGCGGCTTCACCGACAGCAACAAGGGCAATGCCACCGTCCGCTTCACCGTCACCGCCGCCTCCGCGGGCAACCACGAGGTGGCGCTGCGCTACGCCAACGGCACCGGCAGCCCGATGACCCTGAGCCTCTACCGGGGCACCACGAAGCTCAAGCAGATCACCCTGGCCGCGACGGCCAACTGGGATACCTGGGGCACGCAAACCGAGACCCTCGCGCTGAGCGCGGGCGCCCAGACGCTGAGCTACAAGTTCGACACCTCCGACTCGGGCAACGTCAACCTGGACAGCCTCAGCGTGAACGCGGTGGTGACCCCGCCGCCGCAGGGCTCGGGCCCCCTCTACGAGGCGGAGAACGCGGAGCTGCTGGGCGGCGCGGTGCGGGCCACCGACCACACGGGCGCCTCCGGTAGCGCCTTCGTGGGCGGCTTCACCGACAGCAACAAGGGCAATGCCACCGTCCGCTTCACCGTCACCGCCGCCTCCGCGGGCAACCACGAGGTGGCGCTGCGCTACGCCAACGGCACCGGCAGCGTGAAGACCCTGAGCCTCTACCAGGGCACCACGAAGCTGAAGCAAGTCTCACTCGAGGCCACGGCCAACTGGGACACCTGGGGCACGCAGACCGAGACCCTCGCGCTGAGCGCGGGGACCCAGACGCTGAGCTACAAGTTCGACACGTCCGACTCGGGCAACGTCAACCTGGACAGCCTCAACGTCAGCGCGGTGGCCCCGCCGCCGCCTCCTCCTCCCGCTCCGCCCGCGGGCTCAGGCTTCGTGTATGAGGCAGAGGAGCAGTTCTTCTCCGGCGGCGTCATCCGCGAGCCCACCCACCTGCGGAACTTCGCCGCCGTGGGCGCGCGCGCCATCTTCACGGTCAACGCGGACACCGCGAAGAACCACACCGTGGGGCTGCACTACGCGAACCCCTCGGGCACCGCCAAGACCCTGAACGTCTACGTCAACGGCCTGTATTTCGCGACGACGAACCTGGCCAGCACCAGCACCTCGGGCTGGGCGCTGAAGACGGAGAGCCTGACCCTGCGCCGGGGGCTCAACACCATCACCTATCAGTATGATCCCGGCACCACCGGCGGGGTGAACATCAACGCCGTGGCCATCGTCGATGGCAAGGCCCTCGCGGCCCGGGGCGCCACCCTGCCCTACCAGGAGTTGGAGGCCGAAACGGGCTCGACCAACGCCACGGTGCTCAGCCCCAACCGGACGCCAGGCACGGTGGAGGCCGAGTCCTCGGGGCGCCGGGCCGTCAAGCTCACCCAGACGGGCCACTATGTGCAGTGGACGGCGCCCCAGGCGGCCAACTCGCTCGTCGTGCGCTACAGCATGCCGGACACGGCAACGGGCACCGGCACCAACGCGACGCTGAGCCTGTACATCAACGGCAGCAAGGTCCAGGCGCTGCCGCTCAGCTCCAAGCACGCCTGGGTCTACGGCGGCTACCCCTACGGCAACAGCCCGGGCACGCCCTCCAAGCCGGGCGAGTGGGATCCGGGTCCGCACCGCTTCTATGACGAGAGCCGGTTCCTGCTGCCCGCCATTCCTGCGGGGGCCACCGTCAAGCTGCAGAAGGACAGCGGGGATACGGCGGCCTCCTACACGGTCGACCTGATCGATCTCGAGCAGGTGGACCCGGCGCTGACCATGCCCATGAACTTCGTGAGCATCACGGACTTCGGGGCCCGGGCGGACGACAACGTGGATGACTCGCAAGCCCTGCGCAGTGCCATCAGCAGCGCGAAGTCCACCGGCAAGGTGGGGGTCTGGATTCCCCCGGGCGTCTTCCACATCAACAGCCGGGTGGACCTGGAGACCATCCACCTGCGCGGCGCGGGCCCCTGGTACACGCGCATCCAGGCCACCAACTACGGAGACCACTTCACCGGCACGGGCAACAACGTCCAGGTGTTCGATCTGGCGTACTTCGGTGACATCGTCGAGCGCCAGGATGGCCCGGATCGCGCGGCGTTCGAGGGGAACTTCGGCACGGGCTCACACATCCAGAACGTCTGGATCGAGCACGCGAAGGTCGGCTACTGGATCAAACCGGGAACCGACGGCCTGTTCATCGTCAACGGCCGCGTGCGCAACGTCTACGCGGACGGCATCAACCTCCACGCGGGCATCAAGAACTCGACGGTCAGCCACGTGCACGCGCGCAACACGGGCGATGACGCCTTCGCCATGTGGTCCGACGGCAACATCAACGAGAACTGCACGTTCCGTTACGATACCGCGCAGCTCCCCAACCTCGCCAACACCTTCGCCATCTACAACGGCCGGGACAACAAGCTCCTGGACAGCGTGGGCTCGGACACGCACTACGCCTCGTCGGGCGTGCTGCTCACCGACTGGTTCGCGGACCTGCCCTTCCTGGGCACCACCGAAATCAAGCGGGTGACGCTGAACCGGACCGGCGGCGAGCAGAAGGTGAACTTCGCCATGACCGCCGGGGCGGTGTGGATCCACGCGGCGCGCAGGGCCATCACGGGCCACATCCTGGTCGAGGGCGTGGAGCTCAACGACAGCACCTTCTCGGGCGTCAAGCTCAGCTTCGGCCAGACCCCGCCGCCCACCCACCCGCCCGTGAACAACGAGCCCATCTCCAACGTGACCCTGACCAACGTCACCATCAAGGGCGCGGGGACCTATGGGCTGGAGACCCAGAACGTGCCCGGGACGGCCACCTGCACCAACGTGACCGTGACCGGCGCAGCCTCGGGGGGACTGCTGAACCCCAGCAACCGGTTCACCTTCAACAAGGTGTCCGGCAACAGCGGCTGGTAA